From a region of the Enterobacter cancerogenus genome:
- a CDS encoding MFS transporter has product MPLALLALTISAFAIGTTEFVIVGLVPTIADQLSISLPSAGLLVSIYALGVAIGAPVLTALTGRFPRKQLLMALMVLFTAGNILAWQAPDYTTLVIARLLTGLAHGVFFSIGSTIATSLVPKEKAASAIAIMFGGLTVALVTGVPLGTFIGQHFGWRETFLAVSLLGVIALVASLLLVPSTIPGRASASLSEQLKVLTHPRLLLIYAVTALGYGGVFTAFTFLAPMMQDLAGFTPGAVSWILLGYGISVAIGNIWGGKLADKHGAVPALKFIFAALVVLLLVFQFTASMQYAALVTVLVMGIFAFGNVPGLQVYVVQKAELHTPNAVDVASGLNIAAFNIGIALGSIIGGQTVEHFGLAQTPWIGAAIVLVAFLLIGLSGRLDKPARVVMG; this is encoded by the coding sequence ATGCCACTGGCGCTACTTGCCCTGACGATCAGTGCTTTTGCAATTGGCACGACCGAATTCGTGATTGTTGGACTGGTTCCAACGATTGCTGACCAACTGTCTATTTCGCTACCCTCAGCCGGGCTGCTGGTTTCTATATACGCTCTCGGTGTTGCCATCGGTGCACCCGTGCTGACGGCACTCACCGGACGGTTTCCACGTAAGCAGCTGCTTATGGCCCTGATGGTGCTGTTCACTGCCGGGAATATCCTGGCCTGGCAGGCACCCGATTACACCACGCTGGTGATAGCCCGCCTGCTGACCGGCCTTGCGCATGGGGTGTTTTTCTCCATCGGCTCGACCATCGCAACCAGCCTGGTCCCGAAAGAGAAAGCCGCATCGGCCATTGCGATTATGTTTGGCGGTCTGACCGTCGCGCTGGTAACCGGCGTGCCGTTAGGGACCTTTATCGGCCAGCATTTCGGCTGGCGCGAAACGTTCCTTGCGGTATCCCTGCTGGGCGTTATTGCCCTGGTGGCTAGCCTGTTATTAGTCCCGTCGACGATCCCCGGTCGTGCCAGCGCCAGCCTGAGCGAGCAGCTCAAGGTGCTCACTCACCCACGATTACTGCTCATCTATGCGGTAACGGCTCTGGGTTATGGCGGCGTCTTCACCGCTTTCACCTTCCTTGCGCCAATGATGCAGGATCTCGCGGGCTTTACACCGGGTGCAGTGAGCTGGATCCTTCTGGGGTACGGTATCTCCGTGGCGATTGGCAATATCTGGGGTGGCAAACTGGCCGATAAGCACGGCGCGGTCCCGGCACTGAAGTTCATCTTTGCTGCGCTGGTCGTTCTGCTGCTGGTTTTCCAGTTCACCGCATCGATGCAGTACGCCGCGCTGGTCACGGTTCTGGTGATGGGGATCTTTGCTTTCGGTAATGTGCCGGGCTTGCAGGTATACGTGGTTCAGAAGGCTGAGCTTCATACCCCTAACGCGGTGGACGTGGCATCCGGCCTGAACATTGCGGCGTTTAATATCGGTATCGCGCTCGGCTCGATTATTGGCGGGCAGACCGTGGAGCATTTTGGCCTGGCGCAAACGCCGTGGATTGGTGCGGCAATTGTACTCGTGGCATTCCTGCTGATTGGCCTGAGCGGACGCCTGGATAAACCCGCGCGCGTGGTGATGGGGTGA
- the yafC gene encoding DNA-binding transcriptional regulator YafC: MKATSEELTIFVAVVESGSFSRAAEQLGQANSAISRSVKKLEMKLGVSLLNRTTRQLSLTEEGERYFRRVQSVLQEMAAAETEIIESRNTPRGLLRIDAATPVVLHFLMPLIKPFRERYPEMTLSLVSSETFINLIERKVDVAIRAGNLTDSSLRARPLFTSYRKIIASPQYIAQFGKPETVEDLKQHTCLGFTEPLSLNTWPVACHDGQLYEISCGLSSNSGETLKQLCLEGNGIACLSDYMIDKEIARGELVELMADKRLPVEMPFSAVYYSDRAVSTRIRAFIDFLSEHVKTAPGGAV, translated from the coding sequence ATGAAAGCAACGTCGGAAGAGCTAACAATCTTTGTCGCCGTGGTAGAGAGCGGCAGCTTTAGCCGTGCTGCGGAACAACTGGGTCAGGCCAACTCGGCCATCAGCCGCTCGGTGAAGAAGTTAGAGATGAAGCTCGGGGTGAGCCTGCTCAACCGAACGACGCGGCAGCTCAGCCTGACGGAAGAAGGTGAACGCTACTTCCGTCGCGTCCAGTCTGTTTTGCAGGAGATGGCGGCGGCAGAGACGGAAATCATCGAATCACGTAATACGCCGCGCGGACTGTTGCGTATTGATGCCGCGACCCCTGTCGTCCTGCATTTCCTTATGCCGCTGATTAAACCCTTCCGCGAGCGTTATCCGGAGATGACGCTTTCACTGGTGTCGTCAGAGACGTTTATCAACCTGATTGAACGTAAGGTCGACGTGGCGATCCGGGCGGGAAACTTAACGGATTCGAGTCTGCGCGCCCGTCCCCTGTTTACCAGCTATCGTAAAATTATCGCTTCGCCACAGTATATCGCGCAGTTTGGCAAGCCTGAGACGGTCGAAGACTTAAAGCAGCATACCTGCCTGGGATTTACAGAACCTTTATCGCTCAATACCTGGCCTGTAGCCTGTCATGACGGGCAACTTTACGAAATCAGCTGCGGTTTATCGTCTAATAGCGGTGAGACGCTGAAACAGCTTTGTCTGGAGGGAAACGGCATCGCCTGTTTGTCTGACTATATGATTGATAAGGAAATTGCGCGCGGCGAACTCGTAGAACTGATGGCAGATAAGCGTTTGCCCGTTGAGATGCCTTTTAGTGCGGTGTATTACAGCGACAGGGCGGTAAGTACGCGTATACGCGCCTTTATCGACTTCCTGAGTGAGCATGTAAAAACAGCTCCAGGAGGAGCTGTGTGA
- the dkgB gene encoding 2,5-didehydrogluconate reductase DkgB — protein MTIPALGLGTFRLKDDVVIASVKTALELGYRTIDTAQIYENEAAVGQAIEESGVPRDALFITTKIWIENLSKDKLLPSLKESLKKLRTEYVDLTLIHWPSPNDAVSVEEFMQALLEAKEQGLTREIGISNFTIPLMEKAIAAVGAANIATNQIELSPYLQNRKVVAWAKQHGIHITSYMTLAYGKALKDETIGRIAQKHNATAAQVILAWATGEGYAVIPSSTKRENLASNLLALDLKLDEDDKKAIAALDCNDRLVSPEGLAPDWD, from the coding sequence ATGACTATCCCTGCACTTGGTCTCGGCACTTTCCGCCTGAAAGACGACGTTGTTATCGCATCGGTAAAAACTGCACTTGAACTGGGCTATCGCACCATTGATACAGCACAGATTTATGAAAATGAAGCAGCCGTTGGTCAGGCCATTGAAGAGAGCGGCGTACCGCGTGACGCACTTTTCATCACCACTAAAATTTGGATCGAAAATCTCAGCAAAGATAAGCTGCTCCCAAGCCTCAAAGAGAGTCTGAAAAAACTGCGTACGGAGTATGTCGATCTGACGTTGATCCACTGGCCGTCACCGAACGATGCTGTTTCTGTAGAAGAGTTCATGCAGGCACTGCTGGAAGCGAAAGAGCAGGGCTTAACCCGGGAGATCGGTATTTCTAACTTCACGATCCCGCTGATGGAAAAAGCCATTGCGGCGGTAGGTGCCGCGAACATCGCCACCAACCAGATTGAACTCTCTCCCTACCTGCAAAACCGTAAAGTCGTGGCATGGGCGAAACAGCACGGGATCCATATTACCTCTTACATGACGCTGGCTTACGGTAAGGCGCTGAAAGACGAAACGATCGGACGTATCGCGCAGAAGCATAACGCCACTGCCGCGCAGGTGATTCTGGCATGGGCGACAGGCGAAGGTTATGCCGTGATCCCGTCATCAACCAAACGTGAAAACCTGGCCAGCAACCTTTTGGCGTTGGATCTCAAGCTGGATGAGGACGATAAAAAAGCGATCGCCGCCCTGGATTGCAACGATCGCCTGGTCAGCCCGGAAGGGTTAGCCCCAGACTGGGACTGA
- the gmhB gene encoding D-glycero-beta-D-manno-heptose 1,7-bisphosphate 7-phosphatase, which produces MAKSVPAIFLDRDGTINVDHGYVHEIDEFEFIEGVIEAMRQLKEMGYALVVVTNQSGIARGKFTEAQFETLTEWMDWSLADRGVDLDGIYYCPHHPQGTVEEYRQTCDCRKPHPGMFISAQEFLNIDMAASYMVGDKLEDMQAATAAGVGTKILVRTGKPVTPEAENAADWVINSLAELPKEIKKHQK; this is translated from the coding sequence GTGGCAAAATCAGTACCCGCAATTTTTCTCGATCGTGATGGCACCATTAATGTGGATCACGGTTACGTTCATGAGATTGATGAGTTCGAGTTTATCGAGGGCGTAATAGAGGCCATGCGCCAGCTGAAAGAGATGGGCTATGCGCTGGTGGTTGTCACCAACCAGTCTGGTATTGCGCGTGGAAAATTTACCGAAGCACAGTTCGAGACGTTAACAGAATGGATGGACTGGTCGCTGGCGGATCGGGGCGTTGACCTTGATGGTATCTACTATTGTCCGCATCATCCCCAGGGAACAGTAGAAGAGTATCGCCAGACGTGTGATTGCCGTAAGCCGCACCCGGGGATGTTTATCTCTGCGCAGGAATTTCTGAATATCGATATGGCCGCCTCTTATATGGTGGGCGACAAGCTGGAAGATATGCAGGCGGCAACGGCGGCGGGTGTGGGGACCAAAATATTAGTGCGCACCGGCAAACCTGTTACCCCCGAAGCAGAAAACGCAGCCGACTGGGTAATTAATAGTCTGGCCGAGCTGCCAAAAGAGATAAAAAAGCATCAGAAATAG
- the metN gene encoding methionine ABC transporter ATP-binding protein MetN: protein MIKLSNITKVFQQGNRTIQALNNVSLHVPAGQIYGVIGASGAGKSTLIRCVNLLERPTQGNVEVGGQELTALSEKELTKARRQIGMIFQHFNLLASRTVFGNVALPLELDNTPKEEVKRRVTELLDLVGLGDKHDSYPANLSGGQKQRVAIARALASNPKVLLCDEATSALDPATTRSILELLKDINRRLGLTILLITHEMDVVKRICDCVAVISNGELIEQDTVSEVFSHPKTPLAQQFIQSTLHLDIPEDYLERLKTDATPDSVPMLRMEFTGQSVDAPLLSETARRFNVNNNIISAQMDYAGGVKFGIMLTEMHGTQEETQAAIAWLQEHHVKVEVLGYV, encoded by the coding sequence ATGATTAAACTTTCCAATATCACCAAAGTGTTCCAGCAGGGGAACCGAACCATTCAGGCGCTGAACAACGTCAGCCTGCATGTTCCTGCTGGTCAAATTTATGGCGTCATTGGCGCATCGGGTGCAGGTAAAAGTACGCTGATCCGTTGTGTTAACCTGCTTGAACGCCCAACCCAGGGCAATGTAGAAGTTGGCGGTCAGGAACTTACCGCGCTCTCAGAGAAAGAACTCACCAAAGCACGCCGCCAGATCGGCATGATCTTCCAGCACTTTAATCTGCTGGCCTCCCGCACCGTTTTTGGCAACGTCGCATTGCCGCTGGAGCTGGACAATACGCCGAAAGAAGAAGTGAAGCGTCGCGTGACCGAGCTGCTCGACCTCGTAGGTCTGGGCGATAAACATGATAGCTATCCGGCTAACCTGTCCGGCGGTCAAAAGCAGCGCGTCGCCATTGCCCGTGCCCTGGCAAGCAACCCAAAAGTGCTGCTGTGCGATGAAGCCACCAGCGCATTAGACCCGGCCACGACCCGTTCGATTCTCGAACTCCTGAAAGACATCAACCGTCGCCTGGGGCTGACCATCCTTCTTATTACGCACGAGATGGATGTGGTGAAACGCATCTGTGATTGTGTGGCAGTGATCAGCAATGGTGAATTGATTGAGCAGGATACGGTGAGCGAAGTGTTCTCTCACCCGAAAACGCCGCTGGCGCAGCAGTTTATCCAGTCAACGCTGCATCTGGATATTCCCGAAGATTATCTGGAACGTTTGAAAACAGACGCAACGCCTGACAGCGTCCCGATGCTACGCATGGAGTTTACCGGCCAGTCGGTCGATGCGCCGCTGCTGTCGGAAACCGCGCGCCGCTTCAACGTGAATAACAACATTATCAGCGCGCAGATGGATTACGCCGGTGGCGTGAAGTTCGGCATCATGCTGACGGAAATGCACGGCACACAGGAAGAAACCCAGGCGGCAATTGCCTGGCTGCAAGAACATCATGTAAAAGTAGAGGTACTGGGTTATGTCTGA
- a CDS encoding methionine ABC transporter permease MetI translates to MSEPMIWLLVRGVWETLAMTFVSGFFGFVIGLPVGVLLYVTRPGQIIENAKLYRTLSALVNIFRSIPFIILLVWMIPFTRVIVGTSIGLQAAIVPLTVGAAPFIARMVENALLEIPTGLIEASRAMGATPMQIVRKVLLPEALAGLVNAATITLITLVGYSAMGGAVGAGGLGQIGYQYGYIGYNATVMNTVLVLLVVLVYLIQFSGDRIVRAVTHK, encoded by the coding sequence ATGTCTGAGCCGATGATTTGGCTGCTGGTTCGCGGCGTTTGGGAAACGCTGGCAATGACCTTCGTATCGGGTTTCTTTGGCTTTGTGATTGGCCTGCCGGTCGGCGTGCTGCTGTACGTGACGCGCCCGGGGCAAATCATTGAGAACGCGAAGCTCTACCGTACGCTCTCCGCGTTAGTGAACATCTTCCGTTCTATTCCGTTCATCATTCTGCTGGTCTGGATGATTCCGTTTACCCGCGTGATCGTCGGCACCTCTATCGGTCTACAGGCGGCTATCGTGCCATTGACCGTCGGTGCGGCACCGTTTATCGCCCGTATGGTGGAAAACGCCCTGCTTGAAATCCCAACGGGCCTAATTGAAGCGTCCCGCGCAATGGGTGCCACGCCAATGCAGATCGTACGTAAAGTCCTGCTGCCTGAAGCATTGGCGGGCCTGGTAAACGCAGCCACCATTACGCTGATTACCCTGGTGGGCTATTCTGCGATGGGTGGTGCTGTCGGTGCCGGCGGTTTAGGCCAGATTGGCTACCAGTACGGTTATATTGGTTATAACGCTACCGTAATGAATACCGTTCTGGTATTGCTGGTTGTTCTGGTTTATTTAATTCAGTTCTCTGGCGATCGCATCGTCCGGGCTGTTACGCATAAATAA
- the metQ gene encoding methionine ABC transporter substrate-binding lipoprotein MetQ has protein sequence MAFKLKTFAAVGALIGSLALVGCGQDEKDPNHIKVGVIVGAEQQVAEAAQKVAKEKYGLDVELVTFNDYVLPNEALSKGDIDANAFQHKPYLDQQIKDRGYKLVAAGNTFVYPIAGYSKKIKSLDELQPGSQVAIPNDPTNLGRSLLLLQKVGLIKLKEGVGLLPTVLDVTENPKNLKLVELEAPQLPRSLDDAQIALAVINTTYASQIGLTPAKDGIFVEDKDSPYVNLIVTREDNKDAENVKKFVQAYQSEEVYQEANKVFNGGAVKGW, from the coding sequence ATGGCGTTTAAATTAAAGACCTTTGCAGCGGTTGGCGCGCTAATTGGCTCTCTGGCACTGGTGGGTTGCGGTCAGGACGAAAAAGATCCAAACCACATTAAAGTGGGCGTTATTGTCGGTGCTGAGCAGCAGGTTGCAGAAGCCGCCCAGAAAGTGGCGAAAGAGAAATATGGCCTGGACGTTGAGCTGGTGACCTTCAACGATTACGTTCTGCCAAACGAAGCGCTGAGCAAAGGCGATATCGACGCCAACGCCTTCCAGCACAAGCCGTACCTGGATCAGCAGATCAAAGACCGTGGCTACAAGCTGGTTGCGGCGGGCAATACTTTTGTTTACCCGATTGCCGGTTACTCCAAGAAGATTAAATCGCTGGACGAACTGCAGCCAGGCTCGCAGGTGGCCATTCCAAACGATCCTACCAACCTTGGCCGTTCCCTGCTGCTGCTGCAAAAAGTGGGTCTGATCAAACTGAAAGAGGGTGTAGGTCTGCTGCCGACCGTACTGGACGTGACCGAGAATCCGAAAAATCTGAAACTGGTTGAGCTGGAAGCCCCTCAGCTGCCGCGTTCACTGGACGATGCGCAGATTGCGCTGGCCGTGATCAACACCACCTACGCCAGCCAGATTGGCCTGACGCCAGCGAAAGACGGTATCTTTGTTGAAGACAAAGACTCCCCATACGTTAACCTGATCGTTACCCGCGAAGATAACAAAGACGCGGAAAACGTGAAGAAATTCGTGCAGGCATACCAATCAGAAGAAGTTTACCAGGAAGCGAATAAAGTGTTTAACGGCGGCGCTGTTAAAGGCTGGTAA
- the rcsF gene encoding Rcs stress response system protein RcsF produces MRALPICLLALMLSGCSMLSRSPVEPVQSTATPPKAEPAKPKAPRPAPVRIITKADDLVGKPFRELGEVSGESCQATNQDSPPNIPTARKRMQINASKMKANAVLLHSCEVTSGTPGCYRQAVCIGSALNITAK; encoded by the coding sequence ATGCGTGCTTTACCGATCTGTCTTTTAGCACTCATGCTGAGCGGCTGTTCTATGCTAAGCAGATCTCCTGTTGAACCTGTTCAAAGCACTGCAACCCCGCCAAAAGCGGAGCCAGCGAAACCAAAAGCCCCTCGACCTGCCCCGGTTCGCATTATTACCAAAGCAGACGATCTCGTCGGAAAACCATTCCGTGAGCTGGGTGAAGTCAGCGGCGAATCCTGCCAGGCAACGAACCAGGACTCTCCACCGAATATCCCGACAGCGCGTAAACGTATGCAGATTAACGCGTCAAAAATGAAAGCCAACGCGGTGCTACTGCACAGCTGTGAAGTGACCAGCGGTACGCCAGGCTGCTACCGTCAGGCGGTTTGCATCGGTTCTGCGCTGAACATTACGGCGAAATGA
- the tsaA gene encoding tRNA (N6-threonylcarbamoyladenosine(37)-N6)-methyltransferase TrmO — MSSFQFEQIGVIRSPYKEKFAVPRQPGLVTSGSGELHLIAPYNQADAVRGLEAFSHLWVVFVFHQTMDGGWRPTVRPPRLGGNARMGVFATRSTFRPNPVGMSLVELKGIRCEKDRVILALGSLDLVDGTPVIDIKPYLPFAEALPEARASYAQDAPHADMPVSFTPALTDTLNQLEKRYPRLRDFITEVLAQDPRPAYRKEEESGKTYAVWLLDFNVRWRVTEAGFEVFALEPR, encoded by the coding sequence ATGAGTTCGTTTCAGTTCGAGCAGATAGGCGTTATCCGCTCCCCCTATAAAGAGAAGTTCGCCGTCCCACGCCAGCCTGGTCTGGTGACCAGCGGCAGCGGCGAGCTTCACTTAATCGCGCCTTATAATCAGGCCGATGCGGTACGCGGACTTGAGGCGTTCAGCCACCTGTGGGTTGTCTTTGTCTTTCACCAGACAATGGATGGCGGCTGGCGTCCTACCGTTCGCCCTCCTCGTCTGGGCGGAAATGCGAGAATGGGCGTGTTCGCGACCCGCTCAACCTTCCGTCCAAACCCGGTTGGCATGTCGCTGGTCGAACTGAAAGGCATACGCTGTGAAAAGGATCGGGTGATACTGGCGTTAGGCAGTCTCGACCTGGTGGATGGCACACCGGTTATCGACATCAAGCCGTATCTGCCTTTTGCTGAGGCCCTGCCGGAGGCCCGTGCGAGCTATGCACAGGACGCGCCTCATGCGGACATGCCCGTCTCTTTCACACCGGCGTTGACGGACACGCTCAATCAGCTTGAAAAACGCTATCCTCGTCTGCGGGACTTTATCACGGAAGTGCTGGCTCAGGACCCCCGTCCCGCCTACCGCAAAGAAGAGGAGTCCGGGAAAACGTACGCCGTCTGGCTGCTGGATTTTAACGTTCGCTGGCGCGTCACCGAGGCCGGTTTTGAAGTGTTTGCCCTGGAACCCAGGTAA
- the proS gene encoding proline--tRNA ligase: MRTSQYLLSTLKETPADAEVISHQLMLRAGMIRKLASGLYTWLPTGVRVLKKVENIVREEMNNAGAIEVLMPVVQPSELWQESGRWEQYGPELLRIADRGDRPFVLGPTHEEVITDLIRNELSSYKQLPLNFFQIQTKFRDEVRPRFGVMRSREFLMKDAYSFHTSQESLQETYDKMYEAYSKIFSRMGLDFRAVQADTGSIGGSASHEFQVLAQSGEDDVIFSDSSDYAANIEFAEALAPKAPRAAATEEMTLVDTPNAKTIAELVEQFNLPIEKTVKTLLVKSAEGSAYPLVALLVRGDHELNEVKAEKLPQVASPLTFATEAEIRAVVNAGPGSLGPVNMPVPVVVDRTVAAMSDFSAGANIDGKHYFGINWDRDVATPEVADIRNVVAGDPSPDGQGTLMIKRGIEVGHIFQLGDKYSRAMNAAVQGEDGRNQVLTMGCYGIGVTRVVAAAIEQNFDERGIVWPDNIAPFQVAILPMNMHKSYRVQELAEKLYAELRAQGVDVLMDDRKERPGVMFADMELIGIPHTIVIGDRNLDSDEIEYKYRRSGEKQMIKTGDILDYLMKAIKG, encoded by the coding sequence ATGCGTACTAGCCAATATCTGCTCTCCACTCTGAAGGAGACACCTGCCGACGCCGAGGTGATCAGCCACCAGCTGATGCTGCGCGCCGGGATGATCCGCAAGCTGGCCTCCGGGTTGTACACCTGGTTGCCGACCGGCGTGCGCGTCCTGAAAAAAGTCGAAAACATCGTGCGTGAAGAGATGAACAACGCCGGTGCAATCGAGGTGTTAATGCCCGTGGTTCAGCCCTCTGAACTGTGGCAGGAGAGTGGTCGCTGGGAGCAGTACGGTCCCGAACTGCTGCGTATTGCCGATCGCGGCGATCGTCCGTTTGTTCTCGGTCCAACGCATGAAGAGGTCATTACCGATCTGATCCGCAACGAGCTGAGCTCTTACAAGCAGCTGCCGTTGAACTTCTTCCAGATCCAGACCAAGTTCCGTGACGAAGTCCGTCCACGTTTTGGCGTTATGCGCTCCCGCGAATTCCTGATGAAAGATGCTTACTCTTTCCACACCTCTCAGGAATCTCTGCAGGAGACCTACGATAAAATGTATGAAGCTTACAGCAAAATCTTCTCCCGCATGGGTCTGGATTTCCGTGCTGTACAGGCTGATACCGGTTCAATCGGCGGTAGCGCATCCCACGAGTTCCAGGTTCTGGCGCAGAGCGGCGAAGACGATGTGATCTTCTCTGACTCCTCTGATTACGCCGCCAACATCGAGTTTGCAGAAGCCCTGGCACCAAAAGCGCCACGCGCCGCCGCAACCGAAGAGATGACGCTGGTTGATACGCCGAACGCCAAAACCATCGCCGAGCTGGTTGAGCAGTTCAACCTGCCGATTGAGAAAACGGTTAAAACGCTGCTGGTTAAATCGGCCGAAGGCAGCGCATACCCGCTGGTTGCCCTTCTGGTGCGCGGCGATCACGAGCTGAACGAAGTGAAAGCAGAAAAACTGCCACAGGTTGCCAGCCCGCTGACGTTTGCTACGGAAGCAGAAATCCGTGCCGTCGTGAACGCCGGTCCTGGCTCGCTGGGGCCAGTAAATATGCCCGTTCCCGTGGTTGTTGACCGTACGGTTGCCGCAATGAGCGACTTCTCCGCAGGTGCCAACATCGACGGCAAGCACTACTTTGGCATTAACTGGGATCGCGACGTCGCGACACCAGAAGTTGCGGACATCCGTAACGTGGTTGCGGGCGATCCAAGCCCGGACGGCCAGGGTACGCTGATGATTAAACGCGGTATCGAAGTGGGCCATATCTTCCAGCTGGGCGATAAGTACTCCCGCGCCATGAATGCGGCGGTTCAGGGTGAAGATGGTCGTAACCAGGTGCTGACCATGGGTTGCTACGGTATCGGGGTCACGCGCGTGGTTGCTGCCGCTATCGAGCAGAACTTCGACGAGCGCGGTATCGTCTGGCCGGACAACATTGCGCCGTTCCAGGTAGCCATCCTGCCAATGAACATGCACAAGTCTTACCGCGTTCAGGAGCTGGCCGAGAAGCTGTACGCTGAACTGCGCGCTCAGGGCGTTGACGTGCTGATGGACGACCGTAAAGAGCGTCCGGGCGTGATGTTCGCCGATATGGAACTGATCGGCATTCCGCACACCATCGTTATTGGCGATCGTAACCTCGACAGCGACGAAATCGAATACAAATACCGTCGTAGCGGCGAGAAACAGATGATCAAGACCGGCGACATCCTTGATTACCTGATGAAAGCCATCAAAGGCTAA
- the nlpE gene encoding envelope stress response activation lipoprotein NlpE (NlpE, an outer membrane lipoprotein, interacts directly with CpxA, the sensor histidine kinase of the Cpx system for response to envelope stress.) translates to MKKALFSALAVSTLFALFGCNNRSETQALQAAPTEALKPMQQSWRGVLPCADCEGIETTLFLEKDGTWVMNQRYQGAKEPSSFASYGKWARTAEKLVLTDTTGDKTYFRAKGEGMEMLDREGNPIESQFNYTLAPVKAALPATPMAMRGMYFYMADAAIFTDCATGKKVSVANNAQLERDYAVARGNDSKPVLLTVDGHFTLEPNPDSGEMVKTLVVDKDASFAAGKDCSSK, encoded by the coding sequence GTGAAAAAAGCACTATTTTCAGCATTAGCCGTCAGCACGCTGTTCGCACTCTTCGGGTGTAACAACCGTTCGGAAACGCAGGCCTTGCAGGCCGCGCCTACTGAAGCGTTAAAACCGATGCAGCAGAGCTGGCGCGGCGTACTGCCGTGTGCGGATTGCGAAGGAATCGAAACCACGCTCTTCCTGGAAAAAGATGGCACCTGGGTCATGAACCAGCGCTATCAGGGCGCAAAGGAACCATCTTCTTTTGCGAGCTACGGAAAATGGGCACGTACCGCCGAGAAGCTGGTGCTGACCGATACCACGGGTGATAAAACCTATTTCCGCGCCAAAGGTGAGGGGATGGAGATGCTCGATCGCGAGGGCAACCCGATTGAGTCGCAATTTAATTACACGCTCGCCCCGGTGAAAGCGGCGCTGCCTGCTACGCCAATGGCGATGCGGGGAATGTACTTCTATATGGCGGATGCGGCGATCTTCACCGACTGCGCCACCGGTAAGAAAGTCAGCGTGGCAAACAATGCTCAGCTGGAGCGGGATTATGCCGTCGCGCGCGGGAATGACAGTAAGCCGGTATTACTGACGGTTGACGGTCACTTTACGCTCGAGCCTAACCCGGATAGCGGTGAGATGGTGAAAACGCTGGTGGTTGATAAAGACGCGAGCTTTGCTGCGGGTAAAGACTGTAGCAGTAAATAG
- the arfB gene encoding alternative ribosome rescue aminoacyl-tRNA hydrolase ArfB, whose translation MIDLSRNVSIPDNELEITAIRAQGAGGQHVNKASTAIHLRFDIRASSLPEYYKERLLAASHHLITSDGVIIIKAQEYRSQELNREAALSRLVAVIKELTAEQKSRRATRPTRASKERRLSTKSQKSSVKALRGKVRRPVE comes from the coding sequence ATGATTGATTTGTCCCGAAACGTCAGCATTCCTGATAACGAGCTGGAGATCACGGCGATCCGCGCGCAGGGCGCGGGCGGACAGCATGTTAACAAGGCTTCAACCGCTATCCATTTGCGCTTTGACATTCGGGCCTCCAGCCTGCCAGAGTATTACAAAGAACGTTTGCTTGCCGCCAGCCATCATCTGATTACCAGCGATGGCGTGATAATTATCAAAGCGCAGGAATATCGCAGTCAGGAACTGAACCGCGAAGCGGCGCTTTCCCGGCTGGTGGCCGTCATAAAAGAGTTAACCGCAGAGCAAAAAAGCCGTCGGGCTACGCGACCAACCCGCGCGTCGAAAGAGCGCCGGTTATCAACGAAGTCGCAAAAATCCTCGGTAAAAGCACTACGCGGAAAAGTTCGTCGCCCTGTGGAGTGA